A genomic window from Peromyscus maniculatus bairdii isolate BWxNUB_F1_BW_parent chromosome 1, HU_Pman_BW_mat_3.1, whole genome shotgun sequence includes:
- the LOC102923503 gene encoding olfactory receptor 51G2-like, giving the protein MAHSNHSSTSFFLTGLPGLEAMYVWLSIPLCIMYIASLAGNGLILWVVKSESYLHQPMYYFLSMLAVTDLGLSASTLPTMLTIYIMGVREVALDMCLAQLFFIHTFSIMESSVLLTMAFDRFVAISSPLRYGTILTNPRIASLGLAIVVRSVGLHIPAPIMLKKLPYCQKRQLSHSYCLHPDVMKLACTDTHINSAYGLFVVLSTLGVDSVLIVLSYGLILHTVLSIASKTERLKALNTCVSHICSVLLFYTPMIGLSMIHRFGKWASPCSRVLLSYLHFLTPPVLNPVVYTIKTKQIRLRILRIFRSGGASIGDTQGH; this is encoded by the coding sequence ATGGCCCACTCCAACCATTCCAGCACCTCCTTCTTTCTGACTGGCCTCCCAGGCCTCGAGGCTATGTATGTCTGGCTCTCCATTCCTCTCTGCATCATGTACATTGCCTCTCTGGCAGGGAATGGCCTGATCCTGTGGGTTGTAAAGTCAGAGTCCTACCTGCACCAGCCTATGTACTACTTTCTATCCATGTTAGCAGTGACAgacctgggtctgtctgcctccacACTGCCCACCATGCTCACAATCTACATAATGGGTGTCAGGGAGGTGGCATTAGACATGTGCCTTGCCCAGCTCTTCTTCATCCATACTTTCTCCATCATGGAGTCCTCTGTGCTGCTGACCATGGCCTTTGATCGTTTTGTGGCCATCAGTAGTCCCCTACGCTATGGCACCATCCTCACTAACCCTCGGATTGCCAGCTTGGGCCTGGCCATTGTGGTTCGCAGCGTTGGTCTCCACATCCCTGCCCCCATCATGCTGAAGAAGCTGCCTTACTGCCAGAAGCGCCAGCTTTCCCACTCGTACTGCCTGCATCCAGATGTTATGAAACTGGCCTGCACAGACACCCACATCAACAGTGCCTATGGCCTCTTTGTGGTTCTGTCCACCCTGGGTGTGGACTCTGTGCTCATTGTTCTCTCCTATGGGCTAATCCTTCACACGGTGCTTTCAATTGCCTCCAAGACCGAGCGCCTCAAGGCCCTCAACACCTGTGTCTCCCACATCTGTTCTGTACTGCTGTTCTACACACCTATGATTGGCCTGTCCATGATCCACCGATTTGGCAAGTGGGCTTCGCCATGCAGCCGTGTGTTGCTCTCTTATCTTCACTTTCTCACCCCTCCAGTGCTCAACCCGGTTGTATACACTATAAAGACTAAGCAGATCCGGCTGAGGATTCTGCGCATCTTCCGGTCTGGTGGAGCAAGCATTGGAGATACCCAGGGTCACTAA
- the LOC102923808 gene encoding olfactory receptor 51G2-like: protein MTISKHSNASSFFFILMDLPGLEASHCWTAIPICFIYILSVLGNITIMHIVKSVPSLHTPMYLFLSMLSMADLGLSASTLPSMVAVFLLGQRIIGAAACFMQLFFIHTFSVIESAVLLAMAFDRCVAIREPLRYATILTTRRIGAIGLAVVIRSAALHLPLPVLLGRLTFQPVSALSHSYCVHPDVLRLSSSSTVINSGFGLFVMLSTLGMDAVLILLSYVLILKTVLSIASNAERLKAFNTCISHICAVLLFYTPLVSLSMIHRFGKKKLPAQVYMLLSYLHFLMPPMLNPIVYSVKTKEIRVRILKMLHPKKH from the coding sequence ATGACTATTTCTAAGCATAGTAATGCCAGCAGCTTCTTTTTCATATTGATGGATCTTCCTGGACTGGAGGCTTCTCACTGTTGGACAGCAATTCCCATCTGCTtcatttacattctttctgtGCTGGGAAACATAACCATAATGCACATTGTCAAGTCTGTGCCCAGCCTCCACACACCTATGTACCTTTTTCTTTCCATGCTGTCAATGGCTGATCTGGGCCTCTCAGCCTCCACACTGCCTTCAATGGTAGCTGTTTTTCTCCTGGGCCAGAGAATAATAGGAGCTGCAGCCTGTTTTATGCAACTCTTCTTCATCCACACATTTTCAGTCATTGAGTCAGCAGTTCTCTTGGCCATGGCTTTTGACCGCTGTGTGGCCATCAGAGAGCCTTTGCGCTATGCTACCATCCTCACAACAAGACGTATTGGAGCCATTGGACTGGCCGTGGTGATCCGCAGTGCTGcccttcatctgcctctgcctgtgctccTGGGAAGGCTGACATTCCAGCCTGTCAGTGCTCTGTCTCATTCTTACTGTGTTCATCCTGATGTTCTAAGGTTGTCCTCTTCCAGTACGGTCATCAACAGTGGCTTCGGGCTCTTTGTCATGCTCTCTACACTGGGGATGGATGCTGTGCTGATTCTCCTTTCCTATGTGCTGATTTTGAAGACAGTCTTGAGTATTGCTTCTAATGCTGAACGCTTGAAAGCCTTCAACACCTGCATTTCCCACATCTGTGCTGTTCTTCTATTTTATACTCCACTGGTGAGTCTATCCATGATCCATCGCTTTGGGAAAAAGAAGCTACCAGCTCAGGTATATATGCTTCTCTCTTATCTTCACTTTCTTATGCCTCCAATGCTCAACCCAATTGTCTACAGTGTCAAAACCAAAGAGATTCGGGTTCGCATTCTAAAGATGCTCCATCCCAAGAAACATTGA